DNA sequence from the Pungitius pungitius chromosome 3, fPunPun2.1, whole genome shotgun sequence genome:
ACTCCACGCAGGTTTCATATTTCACTTTAAGTGCCTACTTTGACGCTGGTGCTCTCCGATATTTctacttcatcatcatcatgtcttTGTATGTGTTGATAGTTTGCTCCAACCTGCTGCTCATTGTGGTTATCTGCATGAACAGAAGCTTACATGAACCCATGTACcttttcctctgcagcctgtTTGTAAATGAGCTGTTTGGTAGTACAGGGCTGTTTCCATTCCTCCTGGTTCAGATCCTCTCAGACATTCATACTGTTTCTTATTCATCTTGCTACCTGCAGATTTTCTGTTTGTACACTTATGGAAATATAGAGTTCTTGAACCTGGCCGTCATGTCTTATGACAGATACCTTGCCATCTGTTGTCCTCTACAATATAACACTCGTATGACCCAGCAGAAGGTCTCCGTGCTGATTGCTCTCACGTGGTTCCTCCCGGTGGTCGctatcctcatcctcatctcaCTGAGTGCCCGTCTGAGGCTGTGTGGGAACGTCATGGACAGAGTTTACTGTGGAAACTACTCGGTGGTGAAGCTGGCGTGTTCTGACACCAGAGTGAACAACGTCTACGGACTGCTGTACACCGTggtctccatcctcctccctctggtTCTCATCCTTTTCTCCTACATGAGGATCCTGAAGGTTTGTTTCTCTGCTTCTAAACCCACCCGACAGAAGGCCCTCAGCACCTGCTCTCCTCACCTCGCTTCCCTGCTCAACTTCTTCTTCGGCTGCTGCTTTCAAATCCTGCTGAGCCGCTTTGAGGCGGGCGGCGTGGCCCCCGCGCTGGGGGTCGTGTTGTCGCTGTACTTCCTGACCTGCCAGCCTCTCCTCACGCCGCTGCTGTACGGCCTGAACGTGTCCAAGATGCGCCTCGCGTGTAGAAAGCTGCTGCTCAGGGAGACGTGTGGAGGGCTCGTGTGAGAGGGAACATCCGCAGGGTTTCTCCTCACGGGAAGTTCAGCTCAACCTGAGAAACGCACACGAGTCCAAACTGTACTTTGTGATAGCGACGCTCGCTTTATGTTTGAATAATTCTACATGAAGCAAACGTTCACCTCCATGAATCATCAAGATCTTATAACCAGATTCTGAAGGTATAAACAAACAACATTGAATGAAGGGATCTGGTCAACATTCTACCAGTGCATCAAGTGACACGATGTAAAGACATAAAACATACTAGAATGTAAAATGAGTCATTTGATGGTTTTACAGAGTGATGTGATATTAAAATATAACCATCAGGGTTTTACCTGCAATAAGGAACCTGAAGTCAGGTCCAATGTTCCATTACATCACTTATGATTCACATTGTTGTGCAAGATGTTAAAACCAGAATAAAGTAATCGAGTTTTGAGATGAATAATGATGTAATACTTTGATAATTCAGTCTTTTAgtctatttattttaaaacaattattttgtgaATGTCGaaagaggatttttttgtttttcatgttccaaaataaataaataaatacagagaCATACTTCACGgttcatttggttttattgcCGCTCACCAAcctttaaacaaataaacataaatatgtataaaaataAGTTTAACCACAGAGTGAAGTGACATGTGATGTGAAGGGGAACTTCAGACACTCACGGTTAGAAATAACTGAGACAAAGGAGCTGGACAAAAACTCCAAGCCCCAGAATGCATTGCTGCAGTCAAATAAGAGCACTTTAGACTCAAAACAAAATCAggcatttcttcttctgtggtttatATTTACTttgattaaatatataatattataaatagCAGATTTCCTCTGAATGGACTGGTGTTACAAGATAAAaggattagaaaaataaataaaacacaaattaaataattgtttcATCCTCTGAAATCACAAACTATTCTCATTAAACTAAATGTTTGCTAGTTTTGGTGTTTTATTTGATTCTGTTGAATAAACAACAACGAGCCTCCGAGCTTCTCTTTACCCATCATGCTCTCTGCCGTCTGACAGGATGTGACATCACCAACAGAAAACACCTCCCAGGGGGCGGAGCTAAACGCTGCGGCGAATCAGCTTGTTCCTTTCGGGCTCCAGGAACTCGTCCAGCAGGGCGGCGGTGACCCtctgaagctccgcctccagacGGGACACCTGGCTGATAATTGGAACAAAactaaataacaataatattgaCAACAATACAAATGATGGATAAACagtagtaatatatatatattgctggtATAATGTACACGTAATGGTACCACAGCTGACCCGTCTCCCGGCGCGGCGCAGAACTCGGTGTAGTATTTGATTTTGGGTTCGGTGCCGCTGTTTCGGAGCGTCGCCACGACGCCGTTCTGTAGAGTGAAGGTGATCATGTGACTGCTCGTCACAGGAAGAACCTGCACAGGAGCACGACGCGGTTACTCCAAGTGCTTCTACAGAACTTCTACAGAACCTCAGGGACGGATCGATGGGCTGGTACCGATCGGAGGTCGGGCCGACTGCTGTCGTAACCCGTGGTTACGTCCCTGACGTCGACAATCCGCACGCCGCCGCACGCCTTCGGGTAAGAGGCCTCGCCATCAAAATTTCTGATccggtggaaaatgttctggaTGGTGGGGGGGTCGTCACAGACCACGTAGGAGGTCCGAGACACGTGGTGACCAtacctgcagacaggaagtcacaacGGAGACAGCTGTCAAAATAAGAGGATAGAAGtgaataaatagaaataaatggcCCCGAACAGAGAGGCGAGGTCTTTGGAGACGTTTGTAACGTACGTCTGGTAGATGttgagcagctgctgcttcagaCTCAGGTTCTTGTTCTTCAGGTAGACGGCCATCTCAGCCACAACCGCCGCTGAGCTCACGCCGTCTTTCTCAGGAAGCAAACTGCCACACAGGAAACCTGAAGGCACCAAGCAACAGCTGGTAAGCAGCTCTTTAGAGGGACAGGAAGGCACTGATGAGGTCAGCGTGGTTTGGTGTCTTAGACCTCAAGCCTCCACTGAGGAATCATCTCACTCATCTGAACGAGAGCagcaaaaaacaactttttaccAATCGACTCCTCGAAGGCAAATAAGacgttgtttcctgtttttgtgAGTTCGTGTATTCTGTTGCCGATCCACTTGAAGCCAGGAAGAGTTTCCTGTAGAGCAaattccatcatcatcatcatcatcatcatcctcctaaCCGATGGGACACCTTCTGAAATCAGTGACATCAGTGGAAGGGCGTGctgcttccttctctctcacctCGAAGTGGAACCCCTCAGTGCAAGCTACGGTCTGCAGGATCCTGGAGGACACGCTGGTAGACAACATGTAGACCTTCTGGGTGTCTGCAGGGTCCGGATGAGCCTCCTTCCAGTTAAAGAACATCCACCAGCCCAGCAAGGCAGCCAGCTCGTTTCCCGTGAACACCTTCCAGCCGCACCTGGAGGCGCATGGCGGGCACAGGTTAGCCGCTGACTCCGCCCCCCTCGCCGGCCTCTACGCGCGAAACCTCACACGAACCCGTCGGCCTTCTCAGCGACGGCCAGCCGGTCGGCGTCGGGGTCCGTTGCCAGGACGACGCAAACGTCCTCCCGCTCGGCCAGTAGAAAAGAGAGCGCCTGCAGGCGAAGGAAAGCACGTTAACGTTCCAGGAGACACGGGTCCAGGAGACGGGACGCAAAGATCCGGGTCCTACCAGGACGGACTCCCCCTCCTCGGGGTTGGGGCAGTGGACGGAGGAGAAGTTGGGGTCAGGGTCCTTCTGCTCGGGGACGGGGATCGGTGGGGCCAAACCGAACGCGTAGAAGGCCTGCTGGACAAAGACGTGTCCCACACCATGGAAGGACGAGTGGACGAACCTCATCGAGCAGCTTAAGTTCAGATCTCTGAGAGACAAGAGACACATCAAAGATGCAAGAAGTGTTTCTGAGAAGGACAGAAGGACTAAAAAAAACTACCCCAGGACAACGAGTGGAGGACTACCCAGGGACAACGTCTTTGAGGGACTGGTATGTTCTTCTTCTCACCTgtggaagcagagggaggagacctCGTCCATGTAGCAGGTGTTGATGTGGTTCAGAGGATCTGTCCTCAGGGAGCATCTGTCCACCAGCTCCTCGTCCCAGCAGGAGGAGCTCCAgggctccagctgctcctcgaTACTCTGCAGGATCTCCTTATCGTGAGGCGTGGAGATCTGAGCGCCGTTACACCAGTACACCTGCAGAGGAGGACAGACGGAGATCCAGCACAGGAGATCCTGGAGGACGCGTC
Encoded proteins:
- the pgm2l1 gene encoding glucose 1,6-bisphosphate synthase isoform X6, which produces MNTRFRSTGDPQLDEAVQQWLSWDKNWRTRAQVRSLVEAGRLEDLRTRLCGRMSFGTAGLRAPMGAGFTRINDLTVIQSTQGLHAYLCRCCVDLGSRGVVVGFDTRGQEDSGCTSQRLARLTAAVMLSRDVPVHLFSSFVPTPYVSYAVKKLGAAAGVMITASHNPKEDNGYKVYWCNGAQISTPHDKEILQSIEEQLEPWSSSCWDEELVDRCSLRTDPLNHINTCYMDEVSSLCFHRDLNLSCSMRFVHSSFHGVGHVFVQQAFYAFGLAPPIPVPEQKDPDPNFSSVHCPNPEEGESVLALSFLLAEREDVCVVLATDPDADRLAVAEKADGCGWKVFTGNELAALLGWWMFFNWKEAHPDPADTQKVYMLSTSVSSRILQTVACTEGFHFEETLPGFKWIGNRIHELTKTGNNVLFAFEESIGFLCGSLLPEKDGVSSAAVVAEMAVYLKNKNLSLKQQLLNIYQTCLRCDFLSAGMVTTCLGPPTWSVTTPPPSRTFSTGSEILMARPLTRRRAAACGLSTSGT
- the pgm2l1 gene encoding glucose 1,6-bisphosphate synthase isoform X4, with protein sequence MNTRFRSTGDPQLDEAVQQWLSWDKNWRTRAQVRSLVEAGRLEDLRTRLCGRMSFGTAGLRAPMGAGFTRINDLTVIQSTQGLHAYLCRCCVDLGSRGVVVGFDTRGQEDSGCTSQRLARLTAAVMLSRDVPVHLFSSFVPTPYVSYAVKKLGAAAGVMITASHNPKEDNGYKVYWCNGAQISTPHDKEILQSIEEQLEPWSSSCWDEELVDRCSLRTDPLNHINTCYMDEVSSLCFHRDLNLSCSMRFVHSSFHGVGHVFVQQAFYAFGLAPPIPVPEQKDPDPNFSSVHCPNPEEGESVLALSFLLAEREDVCVVLATDPDADRLAVAEKADGCGWKVFTGNELAALLGWWMFFNWKEAHPDPADTQKVYMLSTSVSSRILQTVACTEGFHFEETLPGFKWIGNRIHELTKTGNNVLFAFEESIGFLCGSLLPEKDGVSSAAVVAEMAVYLKNKNLSLKQQLLNIYQTYGHHVSRTSYVVCDDPPTIQNIFHRIRNFDGEASYPKACGGVRIVDVRDVTTGYDSSRPDLRSVLPVTSSHMITFTLQNGVVATLRNSGTEPKIKYYTEFCAAPGDGQVSRLEAELQRVTAALLDEFLEPERNKLIRRSV
- the pgm2l1 gene encoding glucose 1,6-bisphosphate synthase isoform X1, whose translation is MNTRFRSTGDPQLDEAVQQWLSWDKNWRTRAQVRSLVEAGRLEDLRTRLCGRMSFGTAGLRAPMGAGFTRINDLTVIQSTQGLHAYLCRCCVDLGSRGVVVGFDTRGQEDSGCTSQRLARLTAAVMLSRDVPVHLFSSFVPTPYVSYAVKKLGAAAGVMITASHNPKEDNGYKVYWCNGAQISTPHDKEILQSIEEQLEPWSSSCWDEELVDRCSLRTDPLNHINTCYMDEVSSLCFHRDLNLSCSMRFVHSSFHGVGHVFVQQAFYAFGLAPPIPVPEQKDPDPNFSSVHCPNPEEGESVLALSFLLAEREDVCVVLATDPDADRLAVAEKADGCGWKVFTGNELAALLGWWMFFNWKEAHPDPADTQKVYMLSTSVSSRILQTVACTEGFHFEETLPGFKWIGNRIHELTKTGNNVLFAFEESIGFLCGSLLPEKDGVSSAAVVAEMAVYLKNKNLSLKQQLLNIYQTYGHHVSRTSYVVCDDPPTIQNIFHRIRNFDGEASYPKACGGVRIVDVRDVTTGYDSSRPDLRSVLPVTSSHMITFTLQNGVVATLRNSGTEPKIKYYTEFCAAPGDGSAVVPLRVHYTSNIYILLLFIHHLYCCQYYCYLVLFQLSARCPVWRRSFRGSPPPCWTSSWSPKGTS
- the pgm2l1 gene encoding glucose 1,6-bisphosphate synthase isoform X2 encodes the protein MNTRFRSTGDPQLDEAVQQWLSWDKNWRTRAQVRSLVEAGRLEDLRTRLCGRMSFGTAGLRAPMGAGFTRINDLTVIQSTQGLHAYLCRCCVDLGSRGVVVGFDTRGQEDSGCTSQRLARLTAAVMLSRDVPVHLFSSFVPTPYVSYAVKKLGAAAGVMITASHNPKEDNGYKVYWCNGAQISTPHDKEILQSIEEQLEPWSSSCWDEELVDRCSLRTDPLNHINTCYMDEVSSLCFHRDLNLSCSMRFVHSSFHGVGHVFVQQAFYAFGLAPPIPVPEQKDPDPNFSSVHCPNPEEGESVLALSFLLAEREDVCVVLATDPDADRLAVAEKADGCGWKVFTGNELAALLGWWMFFNWKEAHPDPADTQKVYMLSTSVSSRILQTVACTEGFHFEETLPGFKWIGNRIHELTKTGNNVLFAFEESIGFLCGSLLPEKDGVSSAAVVAEMAVYLKNKNLSLKQQLLNIYQTYGHHVSRTSYVVCDDPPTIQNIFHRIRNFDGEASYPKACGGVRIVDVRDVTTGYDSSRPDLRSVLPVTSSHMITFTLQNGVVATLRNSGTEPKIKYYTEFCAAPGDGSAVVPLRPGVPSGGGASEGHRRPAGRVPGARKEQADSPQRLAPPPGRCFLLVMSHPVRRQRA
- the LOC119219253 gene encoding olfactory receptor 11A1-like encodes the protein MMTNSTQVSYFTLSAYFDAGALRYFYFIIIMSLYVLIVCSNLLLIVVICMNRSLHEPMYLFLCSLFVNELFGSTGLFPFLLVQILSDIHTVSYSSCYLQIFCLYTYGNIEFLNLAVMSYDRYLAICCPLQYNTRMTQQKVSVLIALTWFLPVVAILILISLSARLRLCGNVMDRVYCGNYSVVKLACSDTRVNNVYGLLYTVVSILLPLVLILFSYMRILKVCFSASKPTRQKALSTCSPHLASLLNFFFGCCFQILLSRFEAGGVAPALGVVLSLYFLTCQPLLTPLLYGLNVSKMRLACRKLLLRETCGGLV
- the pgm2l1 gene encoding glucose 1,6-bisphosphate synthase isoform X3, with amino-acid sequence MNTRFRSTGDPQLDEAVQQWLSWDKNWRTRAQVRSLVEAGRLEDLRTRLCGRMSFGTAGLRAPMGAGFTRINDLTVIQSTQGLHAYLCRCCVDLGSRGVVVGFDTRGQEDSGCTSQRLARLTAAVMLSRDVPVHLFSSFVPTPYVSYAVKKLGAAAGVMITASHNPKEDNGYKVYWCNGAQISTPHDKEILQSIEEQLEPWSSSCWDEELVDRCSLRTDPLNHINTCYMDEVSSLCFHRDLNLSCSMRFVHSSFHGVGHVFVQQAFYAFGLAPPIPVPEQKDPDPNFSSVHCPNPEEGESVLALSFLLAEREDVCVVLATDPDADRLAVAEKADGCGWKVFTGNELAALLGWWMFFNWKEAHPDPADTQKVYMLSTSVSSRILQTVACTEGFHFEETLPGFKWIGNRIHELTKTGNNVLFAFEESIGFLCGSLLPEKDGVSSAAVVAEMAVYLKNKNLSLKQQLLNIYQTYGHHVSRTSYVVCDDPPTIQNIFHRIRNFDGEASYPKACGGVRIVDVRDVTTGYDSSRPDLRSVLPVTSSHMITFTLQNGVVATLRNSGTEPKIKYYTEFCAAPGDGSAVPGVPSGGGASEGHRRPAGRVPGARKEQADSPQRLAPPPGRCFLLVMSHPVRRQRA
- the pgm2l1 gene encoding glucose 1,6-bisphosphate synthase isoform X5 yields the protein MSSLRPSGSTRLPVQVLCGPGQQRSGGGLRHQRTGGQRLHQSEVGEVDGRRDAQQRRSRSPLLLLRPDASYAVKKLGAAAGVMITASHNPKEDNGYKVYWCNGAQISTPHDKEILQSIEEQLEPWSSSCWDEELVDRCSLRTDPLNHINTCYMDEVSSLCFHRDLNLSCSMRFVHSSFHGVGHVFVQQAFYAFGLAPPIPVPEQKDPDPNFSSVHCPNPEEGESVLALSFLLAEREDVCVVLATDPDADRLAVAEKADGCGWKVFTGNELAALLGWWMFFNWKEAHPDPADTQKVYMLSTSVSSRILQTVACTEGFHFEETLPGFKWIGNRIHELTKTGNNVLFAFEESIGFLCGSLLPEKDGVSSAAVVAEMAVYLKNKNLSLKQQLLNIYQTYGHHVSRTSYVVCDDPPTIQNIFHRIRNFDGEASYPKACGGVRIVDVRDVTTGYDSSRPDLRSVLPVTSSHMITFTLQNGVVATLRNSGTEPKIKYYTEFCAAPGDGSAVVPLRVHYTSNIYILLLFIHHLYCCQYYCYLVLFQLSARCPVWRRSFRGSPPPCWTSSWSPKGTS